The DNA segment GCGGTCCAGGCCGGTCGGGGCGCCGCTGGCCACCAGCTCGCCGATCCGGTCGGCGACGTGCTCGGCGTCGCGGGCGATGCCGGAGAACCGGCCCGAGCCCCAGGTGTGCAGCCACGGCAGGCCGAGCACGAACAGCCCGGGCGCCGAGGTGACCCCGCGGGAGTGGGTCGGGTACCCGGCGCCGTCGAACACCGGCACCCTGACCCAGCTCCAGTCGGCGCGGAAGCCGATGCACCAGACCACGCTGGTGATGCCCGACCCGTCCAGCGGCAGCTCGGTCGGGTCCTGCTCGGGCGCCCACACCGGGGTGTACCGCGGCTCGACGGGGGCGTCGATGCCGGCGGCGGCGATGTGCCGGTCGATCACGTCCTTGGCCGAGTCGTCGACCCGGTCGGCCCGGTCCAGGTTCTCGGTGAGGTTCGGCGCGAAGGTCAGCGTCGTCCCGGAGAGCCCGGTCAGCGTGCCGTACAGCTGCATGCCCTCGGTGGCGAACGTGCGCAGGTCGATGTCCCGGCCGCCGTCCCGCCCGGTGACGTAGTGGTTGGTGCCCACCCGGGCGGCCTCGCCGTCCCGGTGCTGCTCGACCGGCATGTCGTAGTGCCCGAGGTCGTCGAGCCAGGCGACGACGTCCCGGCCGCGGTAGCGGCGGGCGATCCGCGGCGCGCTCCCCACGGCCAGGTGCACCCGGCGGCCGGCCAGGTGCAGGTCCTCGGCGATCTGCGCGCCCGACTGGCCGGTGCCGACCACGAGCACCTCGCCGGCGGGCAGCTGGTCGGGGTTCTTGTACTGCTGGGAGTGCAGCTGGGTGATCGACCCGGGCAGCGCCGCGGCGTACGGCGGGACGACGGGCAGGTGGTAGCCGCCGACGGCGAGCACGACCTGCTCCGCGGCGAGCTCCCCGGCGCTGGTGGTGAGCAGGTACCCCCCGTCGGGGGCGGGGGCCAGCCGGGTGACGGCGACGCCCTCGTGCACCGGCGGGCCGAAAGAGGCCGCGTAGCCCCGCACGTAGGCGACGATCTCGTCCTTGACCATGAACCCGTCCGGGTCGTCGCCGGCGTAGGGCCAGCCCGGCAGCTGGCACTGCCAGTTCGGCGTGACCAGGCAGAAGGTGTCCCAGCGGGCGTCGGACCACTCGTGCGCGACCGTCTCCCGCTCCAGGACGACGTGCTCGATCCCGCGCCGGGTCAGGTGCCAGGAGATCGACAGCCCGGCCTGGCCGCCGCCGACGACGGCGACCGGCACCCGGTTCGGCAGCCCGGCGCGGGTGGGCTGCTCCGCGGTGAGGGTCATGCCCCCACCAGCGCGCCGTAGGCGTCGGGACGGCGGTCGCGCAGGTGGCCCATCGCCCGGCGCGCCCCGTCCAGGGCGTCCCGCACGTGCACGGTGGCCACCGCCGTGCCCGGCTGCACGCCGGTGGTGGCCAGCACGTCGCCGCCCGGGCCGACGACCTTGGCGCTGCAGACGAACCGCAGCTCGCCGAACCGGCCCGACTGGTTCGCCGACACCCAGACGATCTGGTTCTCCAGCGCGCGGGCCTGGTCGAACAGGTCGAACCGGCGGGTCCACCGGTCCTCGGCGAGGTCGGCCGCGGCGCCGGTGCGGGAGCCGGGCCAGGCCGACATGCAGACCACGATCTCCGCGCCGTCCATGGCCAGCGTGCGGGCCGCCTCGGGGAAGGCCTTGTCGTAGCAGATCATCATGCCGATCCGGCCGACCGGGGAGTCGAAGGCGCGGAACCCGTCGCCGGCGGCGTAGCTGTTGCCCTCCCCCAGCGGCTGGTGCACCTTGCGGTGCACGCCGAGCACGCCGTCGCCGGTCACCGCGACCGCGGTGTTGTACCGGACGCCGCCGTCGGCCTCGCACAGCCCGGCGGTCACCACCATGTCCCCGGCGAGCCGCGCCAGCCGGGCGACCTCGGGGCCGTCGACGTCCAGCGCCGGGGGGAGGGCGTGCTCGGGGAGCACCTGGTCGACGCCGTGCTCGCCGAGATCGGCGAGGTAGCCGCCGAGGGTGGCCTCGGGCAGGGCCAGCAGCTGGACGCCGCGGGCGCGGGCGTCGGCGATCAGCTGCTCGACCCGGGCGAAGGTCGCGCCGAGGTCGCGTCCGAAGGGGGCGGCGACGGCGGCGACCGTCGTGGCGTCGGTCATGGGTCCTCCTGGGTCAGTCGAGCACGGTGGCCGGGCCCAGGCCGGTGACCGGCCCGGGGACGGCGGGGGTGAGCGAGCCGTCCGGCCAGCGCAGCTGCACGCCGGCGCCGGGCACGAGCTCGCCGCAGACGGCGCTGCTGGCCGGCCCGGCCGGGGCGACCGGCCGGCCGGGGTCGTCGGTGGTGAGGAACGCGGTGCCGGGGAAGCAGCTGAACCAGTCGCCGACGCTGGCCGCGGGCGGTCGCGGGACGGCCGCGACGTCGAGCACCGCGCCGCAGCCGCTGGCCTCGGCGAGCATGCCGAGGGTGCCGACGAGCCCGGCCATGCTCACGTCCTTGGCGGCCGCCGGAGCGGTGCGGGCGACCACCGAGCCCATCAGCTGGAGCTCGGCCGTCGTCCGGGTGCTGGTGGAGTCCCACTGCCGGCCGGTGTGGCCGCGCCGCCAGCCGCCGCCCAGGTCGGCGGTGAGCCGCACCTCGTGGCCGGGGCGGCCGCCGCCGGCCGGCACCGGCCGGTGGGTACGGCCCAGCGCGGTGACGCTCAACGACGCCGGCACGCCGAGCTGGGTGTGCCCGCCGAGCACCGGCACGCCCCAGGAGCGGCTGGCGTCGCGCAGGCCGGCCAGCACCCGGGCGGCGAACGAGGCGTCCCGGGCGCCGACGGCGTCCAGCAGGCCCAGCGGGGCCGCGCCCATCGCGGAGAGGTCGTTGACGTTGACCAGCACGCCGCACCAGCCGGCCCACTCCGGGTCGCGCTCGACCATCGCCGGCAGGATCGCGTCGCAGGCGGCGATCACGTCGGTGCCGGGCACCGGGGCGCCGTCGTCGCCGACCCAGCCCGGGCCGCCGAGGGAGAAACCGCCCAGCAGGCCGCCCAGCGGGGCCTTGGTGGCCGCGGCGAGGGCCGCGATCCGGCCGATCGGCCAGGTCATCGCCGTGTGCGGGCGGTCGCCGAGCGTCGCCGTCCCGGTGGCCCGCCAGCCGAGCCGGGTGAACAGCGCCGCGTACCGGTCCTGCACGGTGGCGTCGAAGCGGAGGACGCCGGCCTGCTCGGCGCGGGCGCAGGCGGCGATGACCAGCGCGGCACCCAGCCCGCGCGGGGCGTCGGGGGCGACGACCAGCCGCGAGCCGGCCCACCAGCCGACGTCCGGACCGGCCGGGTCCACCGGCGCCAGCCGGACCCCGCCCAGCACGGCACCGCGTGTTCCACGTGCAACCAGGGTCACCGCGCGCGGGTCGTCGTCCGTGCCGTCGAGGTCGGTGCCGGCGAACAGGCCCTGCTCCTCCACGAAGGCGCGCTGCCGCAGCTCCCGGTGCGCGGCGACCCCGGCGGCGTCGGCCTCCGCCACCTGCCAGCCCCGCGCGGCCGGCGGCGTCCGGAAGTCGACGAGCAGCACGCTGCGCTCCAGCGCCGCCCGGTCCTCCAGGGCAGAAGTGGCCACGTCCGCCCTCATGCGCCCGCCGCCTGCAGGGCGCTGCACGCACCGCAGGCCGCGCAGCCGGCGCCTTGGTCGGCGCCGCGCATGTCCAGCCGGCGCAGCCCGGCGGCGACCCGCTCCGTGATGTCGTGCAGCACCGCCGGGTCCGGCGCCCTGACGCCGTCGGCCACGGCCAGGGTGCCGGCCAGCGGCCGGTAGGGGACGACGAACGGGTAGACCCCGCGCCCGGCGAGCCGGAGGGCGCCGGCGACCAGCTCGTCGGGGTCCTCGCCCAGCCCGACGAGCAGGTAGGTGGAGACCCGGTTGCGGCCGAAGACCCGCACCGCCTCGTCCCAGGCGGCGTCGTACTGGCTCATCGGGACGGTGGCCTTGCCGGGCATCCAGCGCGCCCGGACGGCGTCGTCCAGCGACTCGACGTGGATGCCGATCGCGGTGGCCCCGGCGTCCTTGAGCTCCGTGATCGCGTCGAGGTCCTCCGGCGCCG comes from the Modestobacter italicus genome and includes:
- a CDS encoding MSMEG_0569 family flavin-dependent oxidoreductase — its product is MTLTAEQPTRAGLPNRVPVAVVGGGQAGLSISWHLTRRGIEHVVLERETVAHEWSDARWDTFCLVTPNWQCQLPGWPYAGDDPDGFMVKDEIVAYVRGYAASFGPPVHEGVAVTRLAPAPDGGYLLTTSAGELAAEQVVLAVGGYHLPVVPPYAAALPGSITQLHSQQYKNPDQLPAGEVLVVGTGQSGAQIAEDLHLAGRRVHLAVGSAPRIARRYRGRDVVAWLDDLGHYDMPVEQHRDGEAARVGTNHYVTGRDGGRDIDLRTFATEGMQLYGTLTGLSGTTLTFAPNLTENLDRADRVDDSAKDVIDRHIAAAGIDAPVEPRYTPVWAPEQDPTELPLDGSGITSVVWCIGFRADWSWVRVPVFDGAGYPTHSRGVTSAPGLFVLGLPWLHTWGSGRFSGIARDAEHVADRIGELVASGAPTGLDRTLAVAAASSAARMA
- a CDS encoding MSMEG_0567/sll0787 family protein, whose product is MATSALEDRAALERSVLLVDFRTPPAARGWQVAEADAAGVAAHRELRQRAFVEEQGLFAGTDLDGTDDDPRAVTLVARGTRGAVLGGVRLAPVDPAGPDVGWWAGSRLVVAPDAPRGLGAALVIAACARAEQAGVLRFDATVQDRYAALFTRLGWRATGTATLGDRPHTAMTWPIGRIAALAAATKAPLGGLLGGFSLGGPGWVGDDGAPVPGTDVIAACDAILPAMVERDPEWAGWCGVLVNVNDLSAMGAAPLGLLDAVGARDASFAARVLAGLRDASRSWGVPVLGGHTQLGVPASLSVTALGRTHRPVPAGGGRPGHEVRLTADLGGGWRRGHTGRQWDSTSTRTTAELQLMGSVVARTAPAAAKDVSMAGLVGTLGMLAEASGCGAVLDVAAVPRPPAASVGDWFSCFPGTAFLTTDDPGRPVAPAGPASSAVCGELVPGAGVQLRWPDGSLTPAVPGPVTGLGPATVLD
- a CDS encoding carbon-nitrogen hydrolase family protein; the protein is MTDATTVAAVAAPFGRDLGATFARVEQLIADARARGVQLLALPEATLGGYLADLGEHGVDQVLPEHALPPALDVDGPEVARLARLAGDMVVTAGLCEADGGVRYNTAVAVTGDGVLGVHRKVHQPLGEGNSYAAGDGFRAFDSPVGRIGMMICYDKAFPEAARTLAMDGAEIVVCMSAWPGSRTGAAADLAEDRWTRRFDLFDQARALENQIVWVSANQSGRFGELRFVCSAKVVGPGGDVLATTGVQPGTAVATVHVRDALDGARRAMGHLRDRRPDAYGALVGA